One Thermococcus sp. JdF3 genomic window carries:
- a CDS encoding acyltransferase → MAKKYFAHPLAVVEEGAEIGEGTRIWHFAHIRKGARIGRNCNIGKDVYIDADVEIGNNVKIQNGVSVYHGVKVEDDVFLGPHMTFTNDLYPRAFNQDWEVVPTLVKKGASIGAHATIVCGVTIGEYAMVGAGAVVTKDVPPFGLVYGSPARLKGFVCYCGRKLEEKIREDEEHIIFKCSHCGREVKIRREDYERYLKEKDL, encoded by the coding sequence ATGGCTAAAAAATATTTCGCCCACCCCTTGGCTGTTGTTGAAGAGGGAGCAGAGATTGGAGAGGGAACGAGAATCTGGCACTTTGCCCACATCAGAAAGGGTGCCAGGATAGGAAGGAACTGCAATATTGGAAAGGACGTCTACATCGACGCTGACGTCGAGATAGGCAATAACGTTAAAATCCAGAACGGAGTGAGCGTTTATCACGGCGTTAAGGTCGAAGACGACGTTTTCCTTGGCCCCCACATGACCTTCACCAACGACCTCTACCCGAGGGCCTTCAACCAGGACTGGGAGGTAGTGCCAACGCTTGTAAAGAAGGGGGCGAGCATTGGGGCCCACGCCACGATAGTATGCGGAGTTACCATAGGCGAGTACGCGATGGTCGGGGCCGGAGCCGTCGTTACCAAGGACGTCCCGCCCTTTGGACTCGTCTACGGGAGCCCCGCACGCTTAAAGGGCTTCGTCTGCTACTGCGGGAGAAAACTGGAGGAGAAAATCAGAGAGGATGAAGAACACATAATCTTCAAATGCTCCCACTGTGGAAGGGAGGTTAAAATAAGGAGGGAAGATTACGAGCGCTATCTCAAGGAGAAAGACCTCTGA
- a CDS encoding DegT/DnrJ/EryC1/StrS aminotransferase family protein gives MRSIPIAKPLIGDEEINAVVEVLKSGMLAHGKEVEAFEREFADYLGARHGVAVANGTAALDVALKALRMGPGDEVITTPFTFIASATSILFQNAKPVFADIDPKTYNLNPEEVLEKITDKTKAILVVHLYGQPADMKAFREIAEDYNLYLVEDCAQAHGAMFEGQKVGTLGHIAAFSFYPTKNMTTGEGGMVVTNDDELARRARLIRSHGQAEKYLHVELGYNLRMTNIGGALGRVQLRKLDRWNEIRKENARRLSKGIEKIPGLTPPYVDPRAYHVFHQYVIRVEDDFPLGRDKLMMKLRERGIGTAVHYPMPVHHQPLFQKLGYEMDCCPNAIEASQKVLSLPVHPAVSEEDIAYILETLDELSS, from the coding sequence ATGAGAAGCATACCAATCGCCAAGCCCCTGATCGGGGATGAGGAGATAAACGCCGTCGTCGAAGTATTGAAGAGCGGAATGCTGGCCCACGGGAAAGAGGTTGAGGCCTTCGAGAGGGAGTTCGCCGATTACCTTGGAGCCAGACACGGCGTTGCCGTCGCCAACGGCACAGCGGCCCTAGACGTAGCCCTCAAAGCCCTCAGGATGGGGCCGGGGGACGAGGTGATAACCACCCCGTTCACGTTCATTGCATCAGCCACCTCGATCCTCTTCCAGAACGCAAAGCCAGTTTTTGCGGACATCGATCCGAAAACCTACAACCTCAACCCAGAGGAGGTTCTTGAGAAGATAACGGACAAGACGAAGGCAATCCTCGTCGTCCACCTCTACGGCCAGCCCGCCGACATGAAGGCCTTCAGGGAGATAGCCGAGGATTACAACCTCTACCTCGTTGAGGACTGCGCTCAAGCGCATGGGGCAATGTTTGAAGGGCAAAAGGTGGGAACCCTCGGCCATATAGCAGCGTTCAGCTTCTACCCGACGAAGAACATGACCACCGGCGAGGGCGGAATGGTTGTAACTAACGATGACGAACTCGCGAGGAGAGCCAGGCTCATCAGGAGCCACGGGCAGGCCGAGAAGTATCTCCACGTCGAGCTCGGCTACAACCTGAGGATGACAAACATCGGCGGGGCCCTCGGCAGGGTTCAGCTCAGGAAGCTCGATAGGTGGAACGAAATCAGGAAGGAGAACGCAAGAAGGCTCAGCAAGGGCATCGAGAAAATCCCGGGACTCACGCCACCGTACGTTGACCCAAGGGCATATCACGTCTTCCACCAGTATGTGATCAGGGTTGAGGATGACTTCCCGCTCGGCAGGGACAAACTTATGATGAAGCTCCGCGAGAGGGGAATCGGCACGGCCGTCCACTACCCAATGCCCGTCCACCACCAGCCACTCTTCCAGAAGCTCGGCTATGAGATGGACTGCTGTCCCAACGCGATAGAAGCCAGCCAGAAAGTCCTCAGCCTACCAGTGCACCCGGCAGTTAGTGAGGAGGACATCGCGTACATACTGGAAACACTGGATGAACTTTCCTCTTAA